One Meles meles chromosome 11, mMelMel3.1 paternal haplotype, whole genome shotgun sequence DNA segment encodes these proteins:
- the LOC123952803 gene encoding olfactory receptor 13J1 produces MELVNNRTEISEFFLKGFSGHPALEHLLFPLCSTMYLVTLLGNTAIVAVSILDVRLHTPMYFFLGNLSILDICYTSTFVPLMLVHLLSAQKTISFIGCALQMCLSLSTGSTECLLLAVMAYDRYLAICQPLRYPVLMSPRLCLSLAGTAWVLCLFKSVTETVIAMRLSFCGHHVINHFTCEILAVLKLACSDTSVSEALLLAGAILLLPIPLAFICLSYTLILATILSVPSAAGRRKAFSTCSAHLAVVMLFYGTVIFVYMKPKSKEAHISNEVFTVLYAVVTPMLNPVIYSLRNKEVKEAARKVWGRSWTSK; encoded by the coding sequence ATGGAGCTGGTCAATAACAGGACAGAGATCTCTGAGTTCTTCCTGAAAGGATTTTCTGGCCACCCAGCCCTGGAgcacctgctcttccctctgtgcTCAACCATGTACCTGGTGACCCTGCTGGGGAACACGGCCATTGTGGCAGTGAGCATCCTGGACGTCCGCCtgcacacacccatgtacttcttcctgggAAACCTCTCCATCCTGGACATCTGCTACACATCTACTTTTGTGCCCCTTATGCTGGTTCACCTCCTGTCGGCCCAGAAGACCATCTCCTTTATTGGCTGCGCCCTCCAGATGTGTCTGAGCCTCTCCACAGGCTCCACGGAGTGTCTGCTTCTTGCCGTCATGGCCTACGATCGCTACCTGGCCATCTGCCAGCCCCTCAGGTACCCCGTGCTCATGAGCCCTCGGCTCTGCTTGTCCCTGGCGGGAACCGCCTGGGTCCTCTGTCTCTTCAAGTCAGTGACTGAGACAGTCATTGCCATGAGGCTGTCCTTCTGCGGCCACCACGTGATTAATCACTTCACCTGTGAGATCCTGGCAGTGCTGAAGCTGGCGTGCAGTGACACCTCAGTTAGTGAAGCCCTCCTGCTGGCAGGGGCCATCCTGCTGCTGCCTATCCCCCTGGCCTTCATCTGCCTGTCCTACACCCTCATCCTGGCCACCATCCTGAGCGTGCCCTCAGCTGCCGGGCGGCGCAAAGCCTTTTCCACCTGCTCGGCGCACCTGGCTGTGGTGATGCTGTTCTATGGCACCGTCATATTCGTGTACATGAAACCCAAGAGCAAGGAGGCCCACATCTCCAATGAGGTCTTCACGGTCCTCTATGCTGTGGTCACACCCATGCTGAACCCTgtcatctacagcctgaggaacAAGGAAGTGAAGGAGGCGGCCAGGAAAGTGTGGGGTAGGAGCTGGACGTCCAAGTGA